In Metopolophium dirhodum isolate CAU chromosome 9, ASM1992520v1, whole genome shotgun sequence, the genomic window TAATCAGTATCTCACCAACATGTTTACAGCGCTAGTCGCGGCCAGTGCCCACTGCACAGTTGCGCATTGCGCTAGACACCAGACAGTGGCGGTCGGTCGCGGCAGCAGGCAAAAATATATTCCATTATCAATACCTAAGATCATAATATACCGATTACTCGGTATCTACCACATTCGCTTATCATACTTAATATTGGTaacatagaaattatttttccaatattaattaataattcatgtttataattattaattatagacttataaatactgtacaaaatataaaatgattttgttttaataatttcaacgtTTTCAAACCGGTAAATGGCAAATGTTTTTTAATCGATTGTAATGCGTTTGTTTATAACATCCATGAACCATATGATTATTATGTAGTCTTTGGGAAATTCATTATAACAAAATGCAAATGGCTGGCGCACCAGACGTAATGGTTTATTAGGGAATGTTTATTGTTTCCGGGCGTATATTCACTGTTCGTAAGTGCGATTTTGGTAGGTGCCGTATCGttcgtaaacattttatacattcgTCCGTCGTGATTGTTCGAACGTAGTACGACGTGGAGTGCGCGAGTTTTGATGTGAAAATGTGTTGACACACTTAGGAGCTACCGTGGTCGTGTCGACTGCGTATCATGACAAAGGATTCTATCGGTATCCTGTGCGCCGCCGACACCTGTGAACCCGGCCGTCTTGTAATGTCCAGGGTATTATCGTAAGTTGACATGTTACATTTAAGTACACGGCCGAGTTagtgttttttgaaaaataaaaactaaagctacaatattataataatgaaaggAGTCCGTATCTGATATCACGCAAATGCGACCAGTCATGCCACAGGTATTGCTTGCGGCAATGCTTTGGCTCCTGGTGTCTGACAGCAATGCACAAATGTTCGACCATGACATGGGTGTATTAGATAGACGGGTGCTAACTGATGGCGTAGACTATGAGCTGTTCAACAAGACACTAGCGTCAAAGCCAGGATCAGGCTCTCGGGCTTCACGGACAAATTCGTCGCAACAACAACATGTGACAAGTCCAACTAACCGTCTGATACCTGCATACAATCCTCCAGATCGAAACACTTTTACTCCACCTTTACCTCCAGAGCGGTTCAATCCATTTGCTGACAAACCAACACTTAGGGGTAGTAATTCAGAAAAGCCATTGCAAACTAGACGGCCAGGAATTGTGCAGgcaaaatttgaaaaagaatTTATACCCATCAGGCCTGTAGATGTGCCAGTAGCTGATACAAAAAAGAAGACAATTAACACACCTAGTTTGAATAAGTTAAGAGTGCCAGAATCTACTTATTCAGAACCAACTAGTACTACAGCAGTTAATGGATTCAAAGGCCTTAACGATACTTATAGTATTGTGGTACAGCAAGTACAAAACTTGTCAAGCCCAAATGTTTTTAGAATATTGTTTGATGATACAGGTAAGAAAATGGATGGATTATTAGGTAACGATAAGCCAAACTTTGACCAGGATCTTAAACCATCTCGAACTGTTAAACAAGAAGTTCCCAAGCCCACACCACGAATCGTACAACCAATCGAAACCACCTCTTCATCTCAAGTATATGAAACAACATCTGAAGAAACAACTGAAAATGAACCATCATTATTTAAGGAGCAACAAGtaacagaatctaaaaatgatgTTGATATACCTGAATCACATCCAGAGATTGTTTCTATGCCGGATCATCCTGAACCAAGAGCCAGGTATATTCTTGGTGTTTTTTGGGATGTTCatgtttatttaattgctaTACTTTTCCTGATATTGGTATTTTGTTCAATGGTTAGTATAGCAAGGATAAGAGCATTCAAGAAATTATTAACATGTGGTTACTTTGTCACTATACATggtttattaataatcataggCTGTGTAAGGAGTGCATATTTGTTATATGACCCATATAATGTAAACGGAACATTGTCTATTCAAGTGTCTGGGTTGGCTCTAAACATAGTATTCCCACTCTTGTTGACTGTatattcagttttatttttgtttctgttgCGAGCCACtgatgtaaaaacaattttttatagtttacaaAAATCGTCATTATtagcaatatttatttgttgctaTATGgcattttgtattattgtattgttttattcagAAGCTCATATACTTTCATTAGTATCCAAATGTATCTACATTCTATTATGTGTAATACTTGGGGTGACTTATGTATGTCTATATAGGTCTATGACTAATGCTTCCTTAAGGAAACAAGGAACTATATTTGGAGCTAGTTTCCATGAACATCGACCGACTTT contains:
- the LOC132952165 gene encoding uncharacterized protein LOC132952165, with the protein product MRPVMPQVLLAAMLWLLVSDSNAQMFDHDMGVLDRRVLTDGVDYELFNKTLASKPGSGSRASRTNSSQQQHVTSPTNRLIPAYNPPDRNTFTPPLPPERFNPFADKPTLRGSNSEKPLQTRRPGIVQAKFEKEFIPIRPVDVPVADTKKKTINTPSLNKLRVPESTYSEPTSTTAVNGFKGLNDTYSIVVQQVQNLSSPNVFRILFDDTGKKMDGLLGNDKPNFDQDLKPSRTVKQEVPKPTPRIVQPIETTSSSQVYETTSEETTENEPSLFKEQQVTESKNDVDIPESHPEIVSMPDHPEPRARYILGVFWDVHVYLIAILFLILVFCSMVSIARIRAFKKLLTCGYFVTIHGLLIIIGCVRSAYLLYDPYNVNGTLSIQVSGLALNIVFPLLLTVYSVLFLFLLRATDVKTIFYSLQKSSLLAIFICCYMAFCIIVLFYSEAHILSLVSKCIYILLCVILGVTYVCLYRSMTNASLRKQGTIFGASFHEHRPTLAHSVRVTLATSMLSLLMASVQLYGMVGVYEMLGKDQPNPWLWWGYQFSVRVIEISSCFLIFWASIQPLRYTSEKEAQNQSGLTLFPCRGTVSRSDPPSDDIYPAICSANQAVHNYTLRTGKHIYDDTYSMGGPPLANHQLFAHTTERRSLKRMDDDSRSMYAYAERAAIQPSPSMLVAENGFVRFRSLADERNSEDQMYPIKIHHHRDNCCT